In the genome of Acidovorax sp. 69, the window CCAAGGCGCGTAGCCAGGTGCACGAAACGGCTGTGCATTGCGAACGTGTGACGCGAGAGGCGCTGGCCAAGCCTTGGTGGAACCCTTCCCGCTGGAGTGCCTCCAGCCCTCAGTGGGGCATGCCAGCCGATGCCAGTGTGCAGATGTTGTGGGCAAACATGGCGCTGCATACGGCGGCAGACCCGCAGGCGCTCATTGGTCAATGGCACCGGGCATTGGCGGTGGATGGCTACCTGATGTTTTCGTGCCTGGGGCCAGACACGCTGCGCGAACTGCACGGGGTCTATGCGGCTCTGGGTTGGCCCCCGGCCGGCCACGCCTTCACCGACATGCACGATTGGGGTGACATGCTGGTCCATGCCGGATTTGCCGAGCCGGTCATGGATATGGAGCGCGTTACGCTTACCTTTGCCACCCCCGAACGGCTGGTGCAGGAGCTGCGCGAACTCGGCTGCAATCTTCACCCTGATCGCTTTCCCTCATTGCGCGGACGGCGCTGGCGCGAGAAGCTCTACCAAGCGCTGGCCGATCGGCTGGCAGATCCGCATCAAGGGGGCCATTTGGCGCTGACTTTTGAAATCATTTATGGCCATGCGTTCAAGCCCGCGCCCCGCGTGCGCGTGAGTTCCAGCAGCGCTGTTTCGCTGCAGGACATGCGCTTGATGTTGCGCAAGGGCGGCAAAGAAAACTAACCTGTAACTCCGTGTCAATGACTTGGAACAAGGCACGCTACAATTCAGGGTTATTGAGATTTCGGGCATCTTCCCGCGCAAATTTGCGGGCCGCTCCTGTGGTGCTGCAGGCACCGCGCACGGCGCGCCAGCAGTCTTGTGAGCAATACCGGTGACGGGCTTGGTTTTTCGTTTTGCCACGGTGTCGGGTCAGCGCATTGACTGGCGTCTTGTCCGCAATTGTTCGGTCACGCCGGCGCAGTTGGGGTGGATGTATCTGTCATTGTGTGTGGTGTCTCTGGGCATCGCATCGTGCTTTTGGATGCTAGGTGCCCACCTGGTGATGCCATTTGCATGGCTTGAAATTTTGGCTGTAGGAGTTGCATTCGCCATGTACGGTCGCCATGCGGCGGATGGCGAGAGAATTTCATTGCAGGGCTCACGCCTTGTGGTGGAGCTGGAGACCGCAGGCCGGCTGGAGCGCGCGGAGTTTGACCGGAGTCGGGTTCGTGTAGAACCCAAGACCGGAGACCGCTCACTCATCATGCTGTCTGCGCAAGGTCGATCCGTCGAGGTGGGGCGCTATGTGCGCCCCGATCTTCGATCGGCCTTGGCATCGGAGATCCGCATGGCCTTGCGCGCTGCCTGACCCCACGCAGGTGCGCGAAAGGGATTGGTTAAATTGAGGCTTAGAAGTAAGTGAGAACTATGAAGAGCATTTCCAACAAGCTGGCTTCTCTGCTGCTGATTGCCGGTGCATGGGTGGGCTCCGCGGCCCATGCCGTTCAGGACCTGCCTGGCGGCCCCGCAGTCAACCAGCTGAACCTGGCACCTCCCGTCACCAAGATCGCAGAAGAGCAGCATTTCCTGCACTGGATGATGCTGATCATCTGCACGGTGATCTTTGTTGCAGTGTTCTCCGTGATGTTCTATTCGATTTGGAAACACCGCCGCTCCAGGGGCGCCAAGTCGGCCAATTTCCACGAGTCCGTGACGGTGGAAGTGGTGTGGACCATTGTTCCTTTTATCATTGTGATCATGATGGCCCTGCCCGCCACCAAGGTGCTGGTGGCGCAGAAAGACACGACCAACGCCGACCTCACCATCAAGACCACGGGTTACCAGTGGAAGTGGGGCTATGACTACATCACTGGCGAAGGCGAAGGCCTTGCCTTCATCTCCACGCTGGACAGCAGCCACCGTGTCATGTCCGACAGTGGCAACGTCAAGGATGCGCCTGCCAACTACCTGCTCAAGGTGGACAATCCAATGGTGGTGCCCGTCGACAAGAAGATTCGCATCATCACCACCGCCAATGACGTGATCCACGCTTTCATGGTGCCTGCCTTCGGCATCAAGCAGGATGCGATCCCCGGTTTTGTGCGTGATACCTGGTTCCGCGCTGAAAAGATTGGCGACTACTACGGCCAGTGTGCCGAGCTGTGCGGCAAGGAGCATGCGTACATGCCCATCCACGTGAAGGTTGTGTCCGCCGAGGACTACACCGCCTGGGTGGCCGATCAAAAGAAGAAGGCTGCCGCCAAGCTGGACGACCCGACCAAGGTTTGGGCGCTGGACGACATCATGAAACGCGGCGAGAAGGTGTATGCCGCCAACTGCGCAGCCTGCCACCAAGCCAACGGCAAGGGTGCCGGCCCGATCAAGCCTCTGGACGGTTCGGCTGTGGTGCTGGATGCAGACCACGCCAAGCAGATTCAGGTGCTGCTCAAGGGGCAGAACAATGGTGCCATGCCAGCATGGGCCCAGCTCAGTGATACCGATATTGCCGCAGTGGTCTCGTACACCAAGAACAGCTGGTCCAACAAGACCGGTCAGCTGGTGCAACCTGCTGAAATCGTGGCCCAGCGTGGCAAGTAATTACCGCCCTATTGCATTGAGGAATTCACTATGAGCGCAGTTCTCGACAACCACGGGCACGGTGGCGACCACGCACACGACGACCATGGCCACCATGGCCCCACCGGCTGGCGCCGCTGGGTGTATGCCACCAATCACAAGGACATCGGTACGCTGTACCTGTTGTTTGCCTTCACCATGTTGATGGTCGGCGGCGTTCTGGCGCTGCTGATCCGCGCCGAACTGTTCCAGCCCGGACTGCAACTGGTGAATCCTGAGCTGTTCAACCAGCTCACCACCATGCACGGCCTGATCATGGTGTTCGGCGCCATCATGCCGGCCTTCGTCGGCTTCGCCAATTGGATGATCCCGCTGCAGATCGGCGCATCCGACATGGCTTTCGCGCGCATGAACAACTTCAGCTTCTGGCTGATGATCCCTGCCGCACTGATGCTGGTCAGTTCGTTCTTCATGCCTGGCGGCGCCCCCGCCGCAGGTTGGACACTGTACGCGCCGCTGACACTGCAGATGGGCCCCTCCATGGACGCCGGCATCTTTGCGATGCACATCCTGGGTGCGAGCTCCATCATGGGCTCGATCAATATCATTGTGACCATCCTCAACATGCGCGCCCCCGGCATGACGCTGATGAAGATGCCTATGTTCGCCTGGACTTGGCTCATCACCGCCTACCTGCTGATCGCCGTGATGCCTGTGCTGGCCGGTGCCATCACCATGACGCTGACGGACCGCCATTTCGGCACCAGCTTCTTCAACCCCGCTGGTGGTGGCGACCCGGTGATGTACCAGCATATTTTCTGGTTCTTTGGTCACCCCGAGGTGTACATCATGATCTTGCCGGCCTTCGGCATCATCAGCCAGATCGTGCCCGCCTTCGCGCGCAAGAAGCTGTTTGGTTATGCCTCCATGGTGTATGCCACTTCGTCGATCGCCATTTTGTCGTTCATCGTGTGGGCCCACCACATGTTCACGACCGGCATGCCTGTGACGGGCCAGCTGTTCTTCATGTACGCCACGATGTTGATCTCTGTGCCCACGGCTGTGAAGATCTTCAACTGGATCGCCACCATGTGGCGCGGCTCCATGACGTTTGAAACCCCCATGCTGTTTGCTGTGGGCTTCATCTTCGTGTTTACCATGGGTGGTTTCACGGGCCTGATCCTGGCCATGGCGCCCATCGACATCCAGTTGCAGGACACCTACTACGTGGTGGCCCACTTCCACTACGTGCTGGTGGCCGGCTCGCTGTTCTCCATGTTCGCTGGCGTGTACTACTGGCTGCCCAAGTGGACTGGTGTGATGTACTCCGAGACACGTGGCCAGATCCACTTCTGGGCTTCGCTGATTTTTTTCAACGTCACCTTCTTCCCGATGCACTTCCTGGGTCTGGCCGGCATGCCACGTCGTTATGCCGACTACCCTATGCAGTTCGCTGACTTCAACGCCATTGCGTCGGTGGGTGCTTTTGGTTTCGGCCTGGCACAGGTGTACTTCTTCCTGGCTGTGGTGGTTCCTGCCATGCGCGGCAAGGGCGAAAAGGCCCCCGCCAAGCCATGGGATGGTGCCGAAGGTCTGGAGTGGGAAGTTCCATCCCCAGCACCTTTCCACACGTTTGAAAACCCACCCAAGCTGGACGCCACGGCGACCCGCGTGATTGGTTGAATGCCATGGCGATGACACCCGAACAGAAAAAAAGCAACCTGCGTATGGCGCTGATCCTGGCGTCTGTGGCTGTTGTTTTCTTCGTCGGGTTCATGGTCAAAGTGGTTCTGATGTCCCGCTGAACCGACAACCTCCATGAGCCTGCACCGCGAAAACGCCAAAATGGTCGGTAAACTGGTCGTCGTTGCGGCCGGTATGTTTGCCTTTGGCTATGTGCTGATCCCCATCTACAAGCACATCTGCGAAATGACGGGCATCAATATCCTCTCGCTGTCAGAGCGCCAGGTGCCGGGTAACGGCGTGGCGGGCAAGGATGTCAAGGTGCCTGCGAATACGCAGGTCGACAAGACCCGCACGATCACGGTGGAGTTTGATGCGAACGCGCGAGGTCCCTGGGACTTCAAACCAGCGCAGCGCTCGGTGCAAGTGCATCCGGGCGAGCTGACAACGGTGATGTACGAGTTCCAGAACGTGCAGAACCGCCGCATGGCCGCGCAAGCCATCCCCAGCTACGCGCCACGCCAAGCGGCGGCGCACTTTAACAAGCTGGAGTGTTTTTGCTTCAACCAGTACACGCTGGAGCCTGGCGAGAAGAAAGAATGGCCGGTGGCCTTTGTGATTGATCCGCGTCTGTCCAAGGATGTGACAACCATCACCTTGTCCTACACATTTTTCGAGGTAGGGGGTAAGACTCCTGCTGCCCCTGAGTCCACGGCAGCGGTGGTGTTGCCTTCTCCTGCCATCTTGGGCGCTGGATCATGAACACCCCACTGGAACCATCTCCGGTGAAGCTGCTGGAGCGCAAGGGCTCGCTATTGCGCACGGTGCGTGCGGTGGCCTGGTCGCTGATCGGATTGCGCAAGGGCAGTGAATATCAGCAGGATGTCGAGAAAATCAACCCGCTGCACATCATTGTGGTGGGATTGATGGCGGTTTTCCTTTTGGTGATCAGTCTGATAGCGTTGGTGAATTGGGTCGTGTGAACTGGTGTGAATGGGTCGTTGAGACCGTATCGACAACAAAGCCTAAAACAAAGATTTTGAGATTCAGGAGCTGAAATGAGTGCATCAACCCACGGCGGAACCCCGTACTACTATGTGCCTGCCGAGTCACGCCACCCGGTGATGGCAGCGATCGGTCTGTTCTTCGTCATTTTGGGCGCAGGCCAGTGGATCAATGGCCACGACTGGGGTAAGTATTCCCTGGCCGTGGGCTTGGTGTGGTGGCTGTTTGTTCTGTACCAGTGGTTCGGCGATGCCATCCGTGAGAGCCAGGGTGGTCTGTACGGTCACAAGATCGACTTGTCCTACCGCTGGAGCATGAGCTGGTTCATCTTCTCGGAGGTGATGTTCTTCGGTGCGTTTTTCACGGCGCTGTGGTGGGCGCGCGCTCACTCGGTGCCCGCACTGGGCAGCCTGGACAACGCATTGCTCTGGCCCGATTTCAAGGCGGTTTGGCCCAGCTTGGCAGCAGGCGTTACCGCCTCACCGGCAGGTATTGTGGAGCCCTTCCAGACCGTGGGTCCCTTCTGGTTGCCCACGATCAATACGGCATTGTTGCTGACCTCGGGTGTGACTCTGACCATTGCCCACCACGCTCTGCGCGAAAACCACCGTGGTAAGACCATCGGTTTCATGTGGGCCACGGTGCTGCTGGGTTTTGTTTTCCTGCTGGTGCAAGGCTACGAGTACTACCACCTGTACACCGACCTGAATCTGAAGCTCAGTTCCGGCGTGTTCGGTTCGACGTTCTTCATGCTGACAGGTTTCCACGGTTTCCACGTGTTCCTGGGCATGTTGATGCTGCTGGTGATCACACTGCGACTGCAAAAGGGCCACTTCACTGCCGACAAACACTTTGGTTTCGAGGGCGCTGCCTGGTACTGGCACTTTGTGGACGTGGTATGGCTGGGTCTGTACGTGCTGGTTTACTGGATGTAAGCAGCGCACGGCACCATGAAAAAAGCGCCTCGCGGCGCTTTTTTTGTTGGGGCTTTGCACGGTGTGCGAGACCCGGAGCCCGTTGTAGAGGTGGGCTCTTGCGGAGGTTCTAAGCTGTCAGCGGGTCGCTGGAAGGCCGGTGGGCTGGATGTAACCCAGTTGCCAGGCAATCAGGATGCACAGGAACAGCACGACGGATAGCCCCACCCGCACGGCGAGCGCCTTGGCCATATGGTTGCCTTTGCGCTTGTCGTCACGGCCATTGCGCATCATGAAGAACAAGGCCGATGCCAGGCTGGCCAAAATGGCGATGAACGCCAGCACTACGAGGTATTTCATGGAGCACATTATCCCGTGACCACTTTCCGCCGTCCCACGGGCCTGCGTTTCTGGTTGATCACCGTCGCCGCAGTGGCCGCCATGCTGGTCACGGCGTCGCTCGGGCGCTGGCAGTTGTCGCGCGCTGCTGAAAAAGAGGCCTTGCAGACCATGTTGGACGAACGTGGCAATCAACCTGCCATTGACGGTCGGACGCTGTTGTCAGTCGCCGCTGGCCCCTCAGACGAAGTGCAAGCCCTGGTGCACCGTGCCGTGGTGCTGGAGGGCCGTTGGTTGCCAGAGCACACGGTGTACCTCGACAACCGCCAGATGCAAGGCAGACCCGGGTTTTTTGTATTGACCCCGTTACAGTTGGCTGGTGTCGATTCGGGTGTGGTGCTGGTGCAGCGGGGCTGGGCACCGCGCAACTTTCAGGATCGCACGCAACTGCCCCAGGTTTTGACTTCGGGCGAGGCCGTTGTGCGTGTGCAAGGCCGTGTAGCCGCAGCGCCCTCGCGTCTCTACGAGTTCCAGGGGGGGGATAGCGCACAGGGGTCTTCCCGCATCCGGCAAAATCTCGACCTGGCGGCGTTTCGCACCGAAACTGGTCTGGCGCTGGCCCACCTCATGGTGTTGCAGACTGGCGAAGCCGGCGAGGGCCTGCAACGCGACTGGCCCGTGGTCGGCGCAGGGGTCGACAAACACTACGGTTACGCATTTCAATGGTTCGGGCTCTGCGGCCTGATTGCACTTCTCTATGTCTGGTTCCAAATCGTCCGACGGTTCATTCGCCCGCGCAGCCAGCCTGCCGCCTGAGGCCCGTGCCGAGCATCCGCTCGGGCTGACCGTGCACACGCTGCCCGAAGCCGGGGAGGCCGTGGCCACCGCACAGCGTGCGCGCCATGGCCGCTGGAAGATGTTGGGGGTGCTGTTCATCTGCGCTGCCCCAGTCATTGCTTCCTACCTCACGTACTACGTGATCCGGCCTGATGGGCGTCGCAACTACGGGGAGCTGATCAATCCCCAACGCACCCTGCCGGAACTCACAGCCACGGCCCTGGATGGCACCGCCACGCCGCTCGGCTCGCTCAAGGGCCAGTGGTTACTGGTGAGTGTGGCAGGCGGTCATTGTGATGCGGCGTGCCAGAAGCATCTGTACCTGCAGCGGCAATTGCGCGAAAGCCTGGGCAAGGAAAAAGACCGCATGGACTGGGTCTGGCTGGTCAACGACGCCGCCCCGGTACCCGACACGTTGGCACCTGCCCTGCAAAAGGCCACAGTGTTGCGGGTGGATGGTGCCGCGCTGGATGCGTGGCTCGCTCCTGCGGAAGGCCATCAACAGGCAGAGCACCTGTATGTGGTGGACCCCATGGGTAACTGGATGATGCGATTTCCTGCGGCCATGGATACCAGTGGTGCCGCCAAGGCGAAACGCGATCTGGAGCACCTGCTGCGCGCGTCCTCGTCGTGGGACGAGGCCGGGCGACCGGGAAAGCCATGACCGATACGCAGCCGCTTTACGATCTGGCGCCCATTGCAGAAATCATGCTGCTGGGCCTGGTGATCGCGCTGGGCCCGCTGGCCTGGGTCTGGGTGCGCAACCGCCGCAGCTCGCCCATGCGGCGCCTGCAGGCGCTCACAGTGCTGACCTTGTTCCTGACGTTTGATCTGGTGTTGTTTGGTGCGTTCACGCGCCTCACGGACTCTGGCCTGGGATGCCCCGACTGGCCCGGTTGTTATGGCAGTTCGAGCCCGGTGGGGGCCCGCGCAGAAATATCGGCTGCACAACAGGCGATGCCCACAGGCCCTGTGACCCATGGCAAGGCCTGGGTGGAGATGATTCACCGCTATCTCGCCACCGGCGTGGGCGTGCTCATCATTGTGCTGACGGTGTCATCGTGGGTGCAGCAGCGCCGGGCCTTGCGGGCCGCAGCAGAGACACCACCTCTGAGCCCCTGGTGGCCCACGGTGACGTTGTTGTGGGTGTGCCTTCAAGGGGCCTTTGGTGCGCTCACCGTGACCATGAAGTTGTTCCCGGCCATCGTCACGTTGCATCTGGTCGGGGGTCTGGTCTTGCTGGTGCTGCTGTGTGTACAGGCAGTGCGCCATAGCCATTGGGCGCGAGGCCAGTCACGCACGGCCATATCGCCCAGCCTGCGCCGGGGTCTGGTCTGGACGGGGTTGCTCTTGGCGTTGCAGATCATTTTAGGTGGCTGGGTCAGCACCAACTACGCCGTGCTGGCTTGCACGACCTTCCCCACCTGTCAGGACAGCTGGTGGCCCGCCATGGACTTTGCCCAGGGGTTTCAAATCTGGCGCAAGCTGGGCATGCTGCAAGATGGCAGCCACATCAGCTTTGCAGCACTCACCGCCATCCATTACGTGCATCGCCTGATGGCCTATGTGGTGTTGTTGGCGCTGGGTCTGGTGGTCTGGCGTTTTCGTCGCAGTGGCGTATTGCCCGTGCAGACGCGCTGGCTGGCCGGTTTGGCGCTGCTGCAACTGATCACGGGCTTGTCCAACGTGGTGCTGGACTGGCCTCTGGTGGCCGCCGTGCTGCACACCGGTGGCGCTGCGGCCCTGGTGGTGGTGATGACCTGGGCCGTGGTATCGAGCCGCACGGCGTCCGTGCTTCAAGAGTTTTCCGCGCCATCGGGCGCATCGAGAGTGTCCGCATGAGTGTTGCCCCCCCGCCGTTGTTGCTCCGCCGTCGCGCTTGCAACAGTTTTATGCGCTGACCAAGCCCCGCGTGGTGCAACTCATTGTTTTCTGTGCCCTGATCGGCATGGTGCTGGCGGTGCCCGGTTTGCCCTCTGCGGCCCAACTGGGCCATATGGCATTGGCCAGTGCAGGGGTGTGGCTGGTGGCGGGTGCCGCTGCTGCGTTCAACTGTATCGTTGAGCAGGGTATCGATGCGAAGATGAAACGCACGGCCTGGCGACCCACCGCAAAAGGGGAGTTGTCCAACACCCAGACGCTGCTGTTCTCTGCCGTGTTGTGCGCCACGGGTTCTGCGCTGCTGTACTTCTGGATCAACCCGCTGACCATGTGGCTCACGTTTGCCACCTTTGTGGGCTACGCCGTGGTCTACACCGTGATCCTCAAGCCCCTGACACCCCAGAACATCGTGATTGGCGGCGCCTCGGGGGCCATGCCGCCGGTGCTGGGCTGGGCAGCTATGACTAACGACGTGGGGCCAGAGGCACTCATCCTCTTTCTCATCATCTTTTTGTGGACACCACCGCACTTCTGGGCGCTGGCCCTGTACCGGGTGGAGGACTACCGCAAGTCTGGCTTGCCCATGCTGCCCGTCACGCATGGCAACGAGTTCACGCGGTTGCAGGTCTTTCTGTACACCCTGATCTTGTTTGCTGGGTGCTTGATGCCGTTTGTGTACAGCATGAGCCACGAGATTTATCTGGTCGCGGCCGTGTTACTGAGCGCCGGTTTTTGCGGCTACGCTTTTGCACTTTGGCGAAACTACTCAGACGCGCTTGCACGAAAGACCTTTCGTTTTTCACTGATTCATCTGAGTTTGTTGTTTGCAGCGATGCTCGTGGATCACTATGCCAAGCCTTATCTGACATGATTAAAAAACGAAACGCTCTCAAATTTGTAGCTATCAGCGCTGTATCCATAAGCGCTACAGGCCTTTTTGGTGCTTGTTCCGAAAAAAAGGCTGAATTCCGTGGTGTAGACATCACGGGGGCCGACTATGCCCGCGATATTCCGCTGACCGACCACAACGGCCAGGCGCGCCACCTCAAGGACTTTGCGGGCAAGGTGGTGGTGGTGTTCTTTGGCTACACCCAGTGCCCGGATGTGTGTCCCACGTCCATGCAGGAGCTGGCCGAAGTCAAACAGATGCTCGGCAAGGACGGGGATCGCTTGCAGGGCATCTTTGTCACCGTGGACCCTGAGCGTGATACGCCCGAGGTGCTCAAG includes:
- a CDS encoding biotin synthase — translated: MSSERPPTIDPVAAARWHAAAPALSPWLHEEVARRMEDRLQWIRQAPESWCHWDALRGGLQAHLLVSARYPKARSQVHETAVHCERVTREALAKPWWNPSRWSASSPQWGMPADASVQMLWANMALHTAADPQALIGQWHRALAVDGYLMFSCLGPDTLRELHGVYAALGWPPAGHAFTDMHDWGDMLVHAGFAEPVMDMERVTLTFATPERLVQELRELGCNLHPDRFPSLRGRRWREKLYQALADRLADPHQGGHLALTFEIIYGHAFKPAPRVRVSSSSAVSLQDMRLMLRKGGKEN
- a CDS encoding DUF2244 domain-containing protein, yielding MTGLVFRFATVSGQRIDWRLVRNCSVTPAQLGWMYLSLCVVSLGIASCFWMLGAHLVMPFAWLEILAVGVAFAMYGRHAADGERISLQGSRLVVELETAGRLERAEFDRSRVRVEPKTGDRSLIMLSAQGRSVEVGRYVRPDLRSALASEIRMALRAA
- the coxB gene encoding cytochrome c oxidase subunit II, translating into MKSISNKLASLLLIAGAWVGSAAHAVQDLPGGPAVNQLNLAPPVTKIAEEQHFLHWMMLIICTVIFVAVFSVMFYSIWKHRRSRGAKSANFHESVTVEVVWTIVPFIIVIMMALPATKVLVAQKDTTNADLTIKTTGYQWKWGYDYITGEGEGLAFISTLDSSHRVMSDSGNVKDAPANYLLKVDNPMVVPVDKKIRIITTANDVIHAFMVPAFGIKQDAIPGFVRDTWFRAEKIGDYYGQCAELCGKEHAYMPIHVKVVSAEDYTAWVADQKKKAAAKLDDPTKVWALDDIMKRGEKVYAANCAACHQANGKGAGPIKPLDGSAVVLDADHAKQIQVLLKGQNNGAMPAWAQLSDTDIAAVVSYTKNSWSNKTGQLVQPAEIVAQRGK
- the ctaD gene encoding cytochrome c oxidase subunit I, which gives rise to MSAVLDNHGHGGDHAHDDHGHHGPTGWRRWVYATNHKDIGTLYLLFAFTMLMVGGVLALLIRAELFQPGLQLVNPELFNQLTTMHGLIMVFGAIMPAFVGFANWMIPLQIGASDMAFARMNNFSFWLMIPAALMLVSSFFMPGGAPAAGWTLYAPLTLQMGPSMDAGIFAMHILGASSIMGSINIIVTILNMRAPGMTLMKMPMFAWTWLITAYLLIAVMPVLAGAITMTLTDRHFGTSFFNPAGGGDPVMYQHIFWFFGHPEVYIMILPAFGIISQIVPAFARKKLFGYASMVYATSSIAILSFIVWAHHMFTTGMPVTGQLFFMYATMLISVPTAVKIFNWIATMWRGSMTFETPMLFAVGFIFVFTMGGFTGLILAMAPIDIQLQDTYYVVAHFHYVLVAGSLFSMFAGVYYWLPKWTGVMYSETRGQIHFWASLIFFNVTFFPMHFLGLAGMPRRYADYPMQFADFNAIASVGAFGFGLAQVYFFLAVVVPAMRGKGEKAPAKPWDGAEGLEWEVPSPAPFHTFENPPKLDATATRVIG
- a CDS encoding cytochrome oxidase small assembly protein; this encodes MTPEQKKSNLRMALILASVAVVFFVGFMVKVVLMSR
- a CDS encoding cytochrome c oxidase assembly protein, translating into MSLHRENAKMVGKLVVVAAGMFAFGYVLIPIYKHICEMTGINILSLSERQVPGNGVAGKDVKVPANTQVDKTRTITVEFDANARGPWDFKPAQRSVQVHPGELTTVMYEFQNVQNRRMAAQAIPSYAPRQAAAHFNKLECFCFNQYTLEPGEKKEWPVAFVIDPRLSKDVTTITLSYTFFEVGGKTPAAPESTAAVVLPSPAILGAGS
- a CDS encoding DUF2970 domain-containing protein, which encodes MNTPLEPSPVKLLERKGSLLRTVRAVAWSLIGLRKGSEYQQDVEKINPLHIIVVGLMAVFLLVISLIALVNWVV
- a CDS encoding cytochrome c oxidase subunit 3, which gives rise to MSASTHGGTPYYYVPAESRHPVMAAIGLFFVILGAGQWINGHDWGKYSLAVGLVWWLFVLYQWFGDAIRESQGGLYGHKIDLSYRWSMSWFIFSEVMFFGAFFTALWWARAHSVPALGSLDNALLWPDFKAVWPSLAAGVTASPAGIVEPFQTVGPFWLPTINTALLLTSGVTLTIAHHALRENHRGKTIGFMWATVLLGFVFLLVQGYEYYHLYTDLNLKLSSGVFGSTFFMLTGFHGFHVFLGMLMLLVITLRLQKGHFTADKHFGFEGAAWYWHFVDVVWLGLYVLVYWM
- a CDS encoding twin transmembrane helix small protein, producing MKYLVVLAFIAILASLASALFFMMRNGRDDKRKGNHMAKALAVRVGLSVVLFLCILIAWQLGYIQPTGLPATR
- a CDS encoding SURF1 family protein; translated protein: MTTFRRPTGLRFWLITVAAVAAMLVTASLGRWQLSRAAEKEALQTMLDERGNQPAIDGRTLLSVAAGPSDEVQALVHRAVVLEGRWLPEHTVYLDNRQMQGRPGFFVLTPLQLAGVDSGVVLVQRGWAPRNFQDRTQLPQVLTSGEAVVRVQGRVAAAPSRLYEFQGGDSAQGSSRIRQNLDLAAFRTETGLALAHLMVLQTGEAGEGLQRDWPVVGAGVDKHYGYAFQWFGLCGLIALLYVWFQIVRRFIRPRSQPAA
- a CDS encoding heme A synthase gives rise to the protein MTDTQPLYDLAPIAEIMLLGLVIALGPLAWVWVRNRRSSPMRRLQALTVLTLFLTFDLVLFGAFTRLTDSGLGCPDWPGCYGSSSPVGARAEISAAQQAMPTGPVTHGKAWVEMIHRYLATGVGVLIIVLTVSSWVQQRRALRAAAETPPLSPWWPTVTLLWVCLQGAFGALTVTMKLFPAIVTLHLVGGLVLLVLLCVQAVRHSHWARGQSRTAISPSLRRGLVWTGLLLALQIILGGWVSTNYAVLACTTFPTCQDSWWPAMDFAQGFQIWRKLGMLQDGSHISFAALTAIHYVHRLMAYVVLLALGLVVWRFRRSGVLPVQTRWLAGLALLQLITGLSNVVLDWPLVAAVLHTGGAAALVVVMTWAVVSSRTASVLQEFSAPSGASRVSA
- the cyoE gene encoding heme o synthase, with product MQQFYALTKPRVVQLIVFCALIGMVLAVPGLPSAAQLGHMALASAGVWLVAGAAAAFNCIVEQGIDAKMKRTAWRPTAKGELSNTQTLLFSAVLCATGSALLYFWINPLTMWLTFATFVGYAVVYTVILKPLTPQNIVIGGASGAMPPVLGWAAMTNDVGPEALILFLIIFLWTPPHFWALALYRVEDYRKSGLPMLPVTHGNEFTRLQVFLYTLILFAGCLMPFVYSMSHEIYLVAAVLLSAGFCGYAFALWRNYSDALARKTFRFSLIHLSLLFAAMLVDHYAKPYLT
- a CDS encoding SCO family protein translates to MIKKRNALKFVAISAVSISATGLFGACSEKKAEFRGVDITGADYARDIPLTDHNGQARHLKDFAGKVVVVFFGYTQCPDVCPTSMQELAEVKQMLGKDGDRLQGIFVTVDPERDTPEVLKAYMANFDPSFLALYGTTEQMAAVAKDFKIYFKKVDGKTPTSYTMDHSAGSYVYDPAGRLRVYNRYGSGAQALAADVKALLAEAG